cgttttgaaaaaagtgaataaatatgaaactcacatgaaatgaaattaattttttaatagtggactcaactttttttcaaagcgactgcattACGTTTGCACATTCTAcaactatatgtaacattactctttagaGAGTTACTGTTTATCTCCTAAatcactttttatatatattttatagggaGTAGTTAAAgatgtagaaataataataaaaaaaatattttaatagaatagataaattatagaaaatgagatatattgagtttttttaaagattagtaaaatttaaaaaaaaaaattataaaaaatatgatttctaactaaaatttagagaaaattataggaaattcGATCGGAATGCTTTATGCAAAAAATACGATGCTTTTACCAAAAAATCCAAACAGTCACTTTCCTTTCAGCATTCATACCAGTATTCCATCGTATTCAAATCAAAATTCAAACGCTTGGCTGTACTTGGATAtctagggcaggtttggggccaaaaataaaatataaaattctcatatcatctcatctcatcattacacattttttaaatttctatacaaaatataataaacaattcaactttttcaaatctcaatacacctttttcaaattccaaaacaataataatattaaaacttaatattttaaacttcaaaacaaaacataaaattctcatctcatcccccaaacctacccttaacCTTGTGGTGAGGCACTTTCAAAACTAAGGCTgatgcattaaaatattaagGCTGCTGTAAAGCTGAAATATTGTACCAGATCAGTTGGGCGTAATTTCTCACATTTCAGAATTGCCTATTGCATTGTTTTGCAGACGAATTTAATATGTAAGAACCTTTTTTTGAGTATCATAAGCCAAGAAAAAAAGGTATAATTTACATACTTTTGCAGATGAATATTATCATAAAACATGACAATCAAAAAGGCAGAGGCAGGTTTACGTGATTAAAGATGGAACAGCCTTAAAAGGTGGTCGTAACATTGTTGCAAAGccctttattgttttttttttcttgattattatatgataataatcagcatctctgtttttattttctatcaattgCTAGACTCCACCTCAAAACTGCAAGTTTTCATGGGGGAAAATTCACTTGGgtcaatcatattttttataaagttgaGCAGGCAAGCACAAACAGTGGCATGACAATCTTGTAAGGTGGAGTTGGAGTTTCAGACATACGCCAGGAAGAATCTAAAGTTAGAAACTTTGAAAGTACTAGCAGAACAATGTTACGAAACAACTTATGGGTATACACCACGTAGCCATAATCACATGCTTTGCATCGTTTGTCACCAAGATTTGTCTGTTTTcgattaaaaatttcacaaaaccaTGTAATTTGATTGTGCTACTTCAAAACTTCCCCCCTTTACATGTATctacatagatatatatttttctggAAGGGGGGGTTGAAAATCCTTACTTTGCAGTACTAATTGAAACATTATTTGAGAAAACAAATTGAAACAGAGGCGGACTTCCTGTGAACCTCAAAAAGTAGACAACGTTATTTTCTCCcccctcatattttttttttttcctgaaatttTAGgagttttctgttttctttgttgtttgatGATGAAAAAAACATGGCATTTGGCGGGTGGTGAGCAGATGGAAAATTTCTCCAAAGTACAGTGATGGAGTTCTAAAGTGGATTCCTGTCTGTGAACTGTGCATGAAgatgggaattttttttttccaaagaatgTCGTTGGGAAGTGGAAATCTAGAAAAGAAGATATCGAcagtgttattttatttcaatcagCAACTGCAAGTGAGGAAGATGAAaagcataattattttatcgtccttaaaagttaaaaaggaatcatagaaaacaaaataaaagagaacatAAGGCATTATTTGAAACAAGGGGAGCAGGTGGAATGCTTTATGCCTTATGGACCACAACTAATCGCAATTTATAGTCTGTCTACCATTTTTGGTCTATTTCTattttcctcctcctcctcctctattCTCTATAAGACATGCCCTGTCTAATCCATAACTTTTTATCCTAACCTATAATTGGAACTTGtgagaatatcaaataattattcattttctctTAAATAATGATATTTCTATAACTATTTTATGATAAACTAATATGATagtattatttcattaaaatagtCAGAATTGTTATTTACTTTcaagttttatataattacctaatatacaaattaaaattataaaaagagttatagaaataattatagaataatTCTACAGATCAATCACTATAGATATTTCACACTTCACACctcacatttataatttttttatagagtatatGAATACTTTTCATAatgtatagatatattttttataagatataggagtataaaataataaatagtaactgataagaagaatttttcataattataattgtatcaattttttttctaaataaattgaAAACCGATGGCAAATGTGTAATTAGAGCTTAACATCTAGGGCACTTGTTTGAAACTCTTTTTATTCCCGGCAACATTCCTCCAAAATTCAAATCGCAGAGAAAGGAAATTCCAGATTCTAATGCGTGCACTGTTCTATTCCATACAGCATCGATCTCTCTTTCTTGCCGGTCTGTCTCTGAAAGTGAAAGCCCTGTAAGCTGGATTCTCACGAGCCCTCCACCGTTACTTTTTTGTTCTCCGCCTCAGCAGATTCCTTACCGAATTCAACTTTCAGCGATCTCTCTCTACtttctccttcatttttttccaagCCAGGCATCTTTCCCTCTCAGAGATTCTCTAAGCTTCCACTCCCCTCTCTTTTTCAACTGGCAACACCCATTATTAACGCACAATGTCTATTGCCTTGTCCCTCCCTCCTTCCTCTCCAAGCCGTCACTTCCTCCCCCCACCCGTCTCTTTTTCTATTTGTCCTTttcatatctttatttttacGGTTCCTTTCGGCCCCGTCGATCTTCCGGCGAAATCTATACATAGCTCTCGATCCTCATGGTTCCCTCTACCGTCAACCAACTATCTCAGCCTTGTATTTACGGTACTTGGCACtacccaattatatatatatagcttctcTCGCACTTGCTAGTTTCTACTAATACCGGCAACGGATCATTTCGAACGCGTTcgattatatgtatatatgtttgctCGTATGTCTCGATATGGAATATACTAGTTGAATTCCTTAATTGGACTACAATCACttccattattttttgtttcgtAGGCAGTAACTGGCTTTTTGGTTCTTTATATTACTGGAGATTTGCTTTTGGTTGGATGTCGGGGGAtggtttgaaataatttgtgctAAACAGGGGAGTTTGCTTCTTCGAACGGGGGGGAGAGAAAGTCTCGCTTTATGAATTGGCTGAGTAAGCTTTTCAAGAGTGGGTCCAATCGGGGAGATGTTGGAGGTAGTACCCATCATCCCCAGCTCCTTGGTGAGGAAAACATGATTTGGCCTGCACCAGCTACATCATTGGTAAACACTTCTCTACCACGCCGATAATGGCTATTAGTTACGATTGCAgcaaaattttgtaaagttacTTCTCAATTGTTATTAGTTACGATTGCATTATTTGTATATCTTCTTAATACACCCCTCGGTTGTAGGTAGACTTCCCCTTGATGTAGTACAATACATggaatatataattgaattgggTAAAATATAGAACCAGAATCTGatactatataaatcatcaattatctcaaaaatttaacatgataaaagaaataaatttcattatttatattatattcttaacacgcTTTACCCAATTTTAAACCCTTTACGCAAATTCTTCTAGAATAAACATTGCCTGTACTGATATgctatttttcctcttcttttttttttttaatttttttttattctttttatgggGGGATTTTGAAAATACGCTTATGTTCGTGGATAAACATTTGCAGCATTATCTAGCTCAACGCgcagaattttcttttttgggattCTAGATTTGATCTAGTCCACACAGAGAAATTATAGAAATTGTGCTTTGATGCTCAATTAATCTATAACAGGAACTCGATTTCATTCACATTACATGATGGTGTTGAAATGTTTACATGTTCACTGCTTGGTTAATATAAGAAAGACTTTactaatttagtagaatactcaGGATGATCGCTATAGGGCtcagaaggaaaaagaagaactAGACCGTGCAATTGAACTTTCCCAGGCTGAAGAATTTAGGAGACCCAATGGTAGGTTCTGGTTAACATTGTTTAAgacctaaaataaataaatgttgcTCCTCTGCTACACCCACGCGCATACACAAAAAAGGTCACGATctaaattgtacttttttttcttttttccccagGATATAGACGACGGGCAGACAATGACGAACAGCTTGCAAGGGCACTTCAGGATGGCTTGCATTCACCTCCATATCCTGCTTATCCCCCTGTCCCATATTATGCGAGGGAATTTAGGTAAGATTTCTTAGTCATAGTTGTAATTATTTGCGCCATCACTCATCAGCATGTCAAATGCCAGGTTTTTCTGGTAAGATCAAGTTGGTAACCGGTGGCTAACTGGCTGTTTCCAAAGTTGAAAGATGAGACACTTTTTATACCACCTGATTTTAGAAATCAACAGTCTTCTCGCATGAAAAGTCCTCTGGTTCTTCCcagtctataaaaaaaaaatatataaaaaattcttctcatcgtCACTATTCATCACCCCATGCCtatgaaaatattctcataCACACTCCACAAtctaataaaaagttataagtgTGAGGTGTAAgagtaaatagtgattgatgcataataataaataacttggCAGTGCCCAATTGATCATGGTAATGACCTTTTCATATACATGGTAGCGTTAGCTTCAAAAGAGTGAAATATGATAAACATATACTTCAGTTTGGAATTGAATAAATTCTTTCTTTGCACGAACATAAGTAATGAGAATTAGCGCACACAAACATAATCTGCACGGCCAAACCACACTGCTTGCAGTTTGACACACATTCTGGCACATATATGAATTTCATTGGTTgttctttttgttgttttccaCGGATTCTCCTAGAAGATAACTTACTTTTGTTGCTTGGGTGATGAAGTCATTACAGTTTGCCATAAGTTttgctttgtttcttttctttttaaatatttttttttctaattgagGATTTTCTAGGCATACGGGTTGTGCTCGAATTCGTATTGATTTTTGTAGTTTCTACAGGGCTTTCAAAGATCAGCATAACCACTTTAataatgataaagaaaaaagttgaTTGCTTGTCTGAGAGTCATGACCTCTTCAATCTTGAATTTGATAGATCACGCTCCTTTTTATGTATAACTTGCAGGATATGCGGTGGATGCAAACGTAACATAGGCTATGGCGTTTATTTGGGTTGCATGGGAACATTTTTCCATCCGGAGTGCTTCTGCTGTCATGCCTGTGGTTACCCAATTACTGAGTATGAGGTAATCAGTTCTTGGCTTGTCAGGGTATTACAACGCTCTTTTTTCTATGATTTGCTCCCCACTCTACGTGTCCATTTCTGAGATTTTTCGAAGTAATAGGTGGAATAACCATTCAAGTAATGATGATGAAACTTCTCCTTCACCTGCTCTAACGATTTCTCTGTCGATCCAAGTTTTCTTTGTCAGGGAGGGACCCTTATCACAAATCTTGTTATAAAGAGCTGAAGCATCCGAAATGTGAAGTTTGCCACCAATTTGTAAGAGAAGTTACTATGCCTCATTTGATCTATACTGCTTGTTGATTTTTCCGAGGCTGCATGCTGgttttcaattaataaaaaatacgtGTCCACTAGTATGTTTATtcaattaaagtatattttcaGGCCTATCCTCTAAGCCCGGGTTACTACACAATAAAGTTTTTATAATCTTAAGGGATCAAGAGTGCTAGTTAATCTCTTTTATAGCTGAGATTATTTTGATAATCTTTGATTGCCATCATGAGTGTTATCTACATTCTTACttttaatatacaaaaaaatccaGATCCCAACAAATGCTGCCGGTTTGATCGAGTATAGGTGCCATCCATTTTGGTCTCAAAAATATTGTCCATCACATGAGTATGATAACACAGCTCGTTGCTGTAGTTGTGAACGTCTAGAGGTAATCATTCAGACAgtgaatatattttcttctatcAATTCAAATTGACCTGCTTATCTTTTTACGCTCTCTTTTCCTCCCTCTTGAAGTCTTGGAACGCGAGATACTATTCTCTAGGAGATGGTAGGCGTTTATGCTTAGAGTGCATGGAATCTGCTGTCATGGATACCGGTGATTGTCAACCCCTTTACCACGCCATACGAGATTATTATGAAGGAATGAACATGAAACTAGATCAGCAAATCCCAATGCTTCTGGTTGAAAGACAAGCACTTAATGAAGCCATTGTGGGGGAGAAGAATGTAATAAGTGTTGCCATTTgcattttatttactatttcgTAGAATTTTTTCTGATTCTGAAGTGGTTCCATCCAGGGCGTTCATCACATGCCAGAGACAAGGGGTTTATGTCTTTCTGAAGAGCAGACAGTCACCAGTGTATGTAATCAGAAATTAGTAGAATTTGGTTTTGCTTTTTTGATTTTGAAAGAAGTTAACGATTAATGATATTTATTGCCTCTTGGGTGCTTTCcctgtgattttttattaatgttacTCAGATATATAGAAGGCCGAGAATTGGTGGCTATCGACTGGTAGGAATGAGAACCCTACCCCAAAAGTTGACTCGAAAATGTGAAGTTACGGCGATTCTTGTTCTCTATGGTCTTCCAAGGTGAGACCCATTTTTTACCCGGGGAAATGGGTTTGTGAATTTTCCAAACACTCCAAACAGTgtgcttttaattttctttcagtATCCATAGGATGATAAATCTTTgttagaaaaataagaaaacaacgAAGTTCCTTTAGTTGCCTTCTTTAGAGATTTCGTAGTTCACCCCCTTCCATACAGGTTGCTTTTGGTGATACTCTCCCTATTCTGGCCATTCATTGTATTGCTATTCTTGTAGTGCAGGCACCGGAGTGTAATTAGAATCTTTTCTTTGTTGATATGGACATGTATCTTTTGAATTAATGACTGTCCAAATAGCCTAAACACCAATAATCCCTTTCACATGTAAAGGGTCTAAACAGTATCGAAACAACCACAACCGTTCGATTGCACAACACAAGGGCCTCGGACAACTCTGATATGTTAGGAACCATCTATGCTAGAACCGTGAGAAATTGGACAAATTATGTATAtcaagataaatgttaacaatAACTAGATCCACTTCTGGaatataagatattttcatATCTTAATCATGTGTGATATCTTTGCTGGATACAGATTACTCACAGGTGCTATTCTTGCCCATGAGTTGATGCATGGCTGGTTGCGCCTTAAAGGTAGATGCCCTTCTGAATCTCTTTTGATCATTTGCTGGATACACATCATGTCATCTTCATTAACTTTGAATTATGCAGGCTTCCGGAATCTTAACCCAGTGGTAGAGGAAGGTATCTGTCAGGTGCTTTCATACATGTGGCTCGAGTCAGAAGTGACGACAAGATTCGGAAGCATGCCATCTACATCAGCAGCTTCgtcctcatcatcatcctcaaaAAAAGGTGGAAAGTCTGATGTCGAAAATAAACTGGGTGAGTTTTTCATGCACCAAATCGCAAATGACGCTTCCCCAGCATATGGAGGAGGATTTAGGGCTGCCAATGCAGCTGTCAATAAGTATGGTTTACGCTCCACCCTGGACCACATTCATTACACTGGGAACTTCCCATTTTAATCGGAAGAGATGTTTTCAGTGGCTTTATCTTAAAGATACCAATATGCTCCTCGAAAGAATTCAGCTCATAATAGAAGCTTGGACGACATGCCCCTTCAATTTTCATAGGGAGGACGTATGTCGAAAATGCCTCCTACAGTCTAACAATATGAACTTTTTACTAGAGGTGCAAAAGT
This window of the Juglans regia cultivar Chandler chromosome 12, Walnut 2.0, whole genome shotgun sequence genome carries:
- the LOC109012008 gene encoding protein DA1-related 2-like isoform X1, with protein sequence MVPSTVNQLSQPCIYGEFASSNGGERKSRFMNWLSKLFKSGSNRGDVGGSTHHPQLLGEENMIWPAPATSLDDRYRAQKEKEELDRAIELSQAEEFRRPNGYRRRADNDEQLARALQDGLHSPPYPAYPPVPYYAREFRICGGCKRNIGYGVYLGCMGTFFHPECFCCHACGYPITEYEFSLSGRDPYHKSCYKELKHPKCEVCHQFIPTNAAGLIEYRCHPFWSQKYCPSHEYDNTARCCSCERLESWNARYYSLGDGRRLCLECMESAVMDTGDCQPLYHAIRDYYEGMNMKLDQQIPMLLVERQALNEAIVGEKNGVHHMPETRGLCLSEEQTVTSIYRRPRIGGYRLVGMRTLPQKLTRKCEVTAILVLYGLPRLLTGAILAHELMHGWLRLKGFRNLNPVVEEGICQVLSYMWLESEVTTRFGSMPSTSAASSSSSSSKKGGKSDVENKLGEFFMHQIANDASPAYGGGFRAANAAVNKYGLRSTLDHIHYTGNFPF
- the LOC109012008 gene encoding protein DA1-related 2-like isoform X2, whose protein sequence is MFAREFASSNGGERKSRFMNWLSKLFKSGSNRGDVGGSTHHPQLLGEENMIWPAPATSLDDRYRAQKEKEELDRAIELSQAEEFRRPNGYRRRADNDEQLARALQDGLHSPPYPAYPPVPYYAREFRICGGCKRNIGYGVYLGCMGTFFHPECFCCHACGYPITEYEFSLSGRDPYHKSCYKELKHPKCEVCHQFIPTNAAGLIEYRCHPFWSQKYCPSHEYDNTARCCSCERLESWNARYYSLGDGRRLCLECMESAVMDTGDCQPLYHAIRDYYEGMNMKLDQQIPMLLVERQALNEAIVGEKNGVHHMPETRGLCLSEEQTVTSIYRRPRIGGYRLVGMRTLPQKLTRKCEVTAILVLYGLPRLLTGAILAHELMHGWLRLKGFRNLNPVVEEGICQVLSYMWLESEVTTRFGSMPSTSAASSSSSSSKKGGKSDVENKLGEFFMHQIANDASPAYGGGFRAANAAVNKYGLRSTLDHIHYTGNFPF
- the LOC109012008 gene encoding protein DA1-related 2-like isoform X3 — its product is MNWLSKLFKSGSNRGDVGGSTHHPQLLGEENMIWPAPATSLDDRYRAQKEKEELDRAIELSQAEEFRRPNGYRRRADNDEQLARALQDGLHSPPYPAYPPVPYYAREFRICGGCKRNIGYGVYLGCMGTFFHPECFCCHACGYPITEYEFSLSGRDPYHKSCYKELKHPKCEVCHQFIPTNAAGLIEYRCHPFWSQKYCPSHEYDNTARCCSCERLESWNARYYSLGDGRRLCLECMESAVMDTGDCQPLYHAIRDYYEGMNMKLDQQIPMLLVERQALNEAIVGEKNGVHHMPETRGLCLSEEQTVTSIYRRPRIGGYRLVGMRTLPQKLTRKCEVTAILVLYGLPRLLTGAILAHELMHGWLRLKGFRNLNPVVEEGICQVLSYMWLESEVTTRFGSMPSTSAASSSSSSSKKGGKSDVENKLGEFFMHQIANDASPAYGGGFRAANAAVNKYGLRSTLDHIHYTGNFPF